In Staphylococcus saccharolyticus, one genomic interval encodes:
- a CDS encoding SarA family transcriptional regulator yields the protein MSNKVQRFIASERELSQLKHWLKTTYRISIEEFVILYKVYADTKISGKELRDTLHFEMLWDTSKIDVIIRKIYKRELISKLRSETDERQVFYFFDAKQKKLLDKMTSEIETISIAN from the coding sequence ATGAGTAACAAAGTACAACGTTTTATCGCATCAGAAAGAGAGTTAAGCCAACTAAAGCATTGGTTAAAGACAACTTATCGTATTTCTATTGAGGAGTTTGTTATACTGTATAAAGTTTATGCAGACACTAAAATAAGTGGTAAAGAATTACGTGATACTTTACACTTTGAAATGTTATGGGATACGAGCAAAATTGATGTAATTATCCGAAAAATTTATAAAAGAGAACTGATTTCTAAATTGCGTTCTGAAACTGATGAAAGACAAGTGTTTTATTTCTTTGATGCTAAGCAAAAGAAATTATTAGATAAAATGACTAGTGAAATTGAAACAATTAGTATTGCCAACTAA
- a CDS encoding MFS transporter — protein MNTSTHTKEPIFTKSFNLNFAINFFVYLCMYLLIVVIASYSKTEFHTSDSLAGLVVGLFIIGSLIGRFITGKYVNQFGPKKILIFGLICLIVTQLLYFILGSVWFLMIVRLLNGLVTAIATTATGTIAAYVTPPTRKSEGISLFSLSLVLGTAIGLFFGMLLMTSFSINVLFIICVILGVLSGLLGLFIKIDFKTTENELHSTSKKGFSFNHFIAKEAVPVAIVMLLIGVTYAAILTYLQAFAIERYLVTAASYFFIFYTIASLVTRPIAGRLIDDKNENVIMYPAFVFLIISFALLMFSFNGWILLIALGIGYGNLSSSMQAIAIKVSPSTKYGLATSTYFIGLDIGIGFDPSILGLFTHMITYSQLYGIMAILGLITLVIYLFIHGRKVKHQTF, from the coding sequence ATGAACACAAGCACACATACTAAGGAACCTATTTTTACCAAAAGTTTTAATCTTAACTTCGCAATTAACTTTTTCGTTTATCTTTGTATGTATTTACTTATTGTCGTCATTGCAAGTTACAGTAAAACTGAATTTCACACATCAGACTCACTTGCCGGTCTTGTAGTTGGATTATTCATAATTGGTTCTTTAATTGGACGTTTTATTACGGGTAAATACGTCAATCAATTTGGTCCTAAGAAAATTTTAATCTTCGGTTTAATTTGTTTAATTGTTACCCAACTTCTCTACTTTATCCTAGGATCAGTATGGTTCTTAATGATAGTTCGATTACTTAATGGTCTTGTTACAGCGATTGCGACTACAGCAACTGGTACGATAGCAGCCTACGTGACACCTCCAACAAGAAAAAGTGAAGGTATCAGTTTATTTTCATTAAGTTTAGTTTTAGGTACTGCAATTGGTCTATTCTTTGGAATGTTATTAATGACTTCATTTTCAATTAATGTTTTATTTATCATCTGTGTGATTTTAGGAGTTTTAAGTGGATTATTAGGCTTATTTATTAAAATTGATTTTAAAACAACTGAAAACGAACTTCATTCGACATCTAAAAAAGGATTTAGCTTTAATCATTTTATCGCCAAAGAAGCAGTTCCAGTAGCTATTGTCATGTTGTTGATCGGTGTAACTTATGCAGCTATTTTAACTTACTTACAAGCTTTTGCAATCGAAAGATATTTAGTTACTGCAGCAAGTTATTTCTTCATATTCTATACCATTGCTTCATTAGTAACTCGCCCAATTGCAGGTCGCTTAATAGATGACAAAAATGAAAATGTTATCATGTACCCTGCGTTTGTATTTTTAATTATAAGTTTCGCCCTACTTATGTTTAGTTTCAATGGATGGATACTACTTATTGCATTAGGTATTGGTTATGGGAATCTTTCATCTTCTATGCAAGCAATCGCTATAAAAGTATCTCCATCAACCAAATACGGTTTAGCTACTTCAACTTACTTTATAGGCTTAGATATAGGTATTGGATTTGATCCATCAATTTTAGGTCTATTCACTCATATGATTACCTATAGTCAACTGTATGGAATAATGGCTATACTAGGACTCATTACTTTAGTTATTTACCTTTTTATACACGGTCGTAAAGTTAAACATCAAACTTTCTAA
- a CDS encoding MarR family winged helix-turn-helix transcriptional regulator, whose protein sequence is MLYILNNDFFNSFIGVYRPYIKLTQPILDKHYIHTEQWLILRDIANFQPTTLVKISHRHSIEKPTARKIIKVLLDNKWIIAEPGADKREKLLSLTHSGRTLFEIINQEIIQKAGLTDIQLSETIDIMSQIHETLTREESE, encoded by the coding sequence GTGCTGTACATTTTAAATAACGATTTTTTTAATAGTTTTATAGGTGTTTATAGACCTTATATTAAATTGACCCAACCAATTCTTGACAAACACTATATCCACACAGAACAGTGGCTTATTTTAAGAGATATTGCCAACTTTCAACCTACAACACTTGTTAAGATTTCACATCGTCATTCTATTGAAAAACCAACAGCACGGAAGATTATTAAAGTTTTATTAGACAATAAATGGATTATAGCCGAACCAGGTGCAGATAAAAGAGAAAAATTATTAAGTTTAACTCATTCAGGGAGAACATTATTTGAAATCATTAATCAAGAAATTATTCAAAAAGCAGGTTTAACTGATATACAGCTCTCAGAAACTATAGATATTATGTCTCAAATTCATGAGACTTTAACTAGGGAGGAATCAGAATGA
- a CDS encoding lipid II:glycine glycyltransferase FemX, translating into MEKMNITNQEHDAFVKSHPNGDLLQLSKWADTKKLTGWYSRRIAVGEKGEIKGVGQLLFKKVLKLSFTLCYVSRGFVTDYSDKEALKTLVESTIEVAKTEKAYAIKIDPDVEVDKGAEALKNLRDLGFKHKGFKEGLSKDYIQPRMTMITPIDKTDDELIQSFERRNRSKVRLALKRGTKVEHANRDGLTTFAKLMKITGERDGFLTRDISYFENIYDALHSDGDAELFLVKLEPKPVLDKVNQDLDDQLKEKEKLQSKKQDKKTLNKLNDIENKINKSNELRDNMIKLEKEHPEGIYLSGALLMFAGQKSYYLYGASSNDYRDFLPNHHMQFEMMRYAREHGATTYDFGGTDNNPDKDSEHYGLWAFKRVWGTYLSEKIGEFDYVLNSPLYKLIEQVKPRLTKTKIKLSRKLKGK; encoded by the coding sequence ATGGAAAAGATGAACATCACTAATCAAGAACATGACGCATTTGTAAAATCTCACCCCAATGGCGATTTACTGCAACTATCAAAATGGGCAGATACTAAAAAATTGACAGGATGGTATTCAAGGAGAATTGCGGTTGGTGAAAAGGGAGAAATTAAAGGTGTAGGACAATTATTATTTAAAAAGGTACTAAAACTATCATTCACATTATGCTATGTGTCTAGAGGTTTTGTTACTGATTATAGTGATAAAGAAGCGTTAAAAACCTTAGTTGAAAGTACAATAGAAGTAGCTAAAACAGAAAAAGCATACGCTATAAAAATTGATCCGGATGTTGAGGTTGATAAAGGGGCTGAAGCATTAAAAAATCTTCGCGATTTAGGATTTAAACATAAAGGTTTCAAAGAGGGACTGTCTAAAGATTATATCCAACCAAGAATGACTATGATTACACCAATAGATAAAACTGATGATGAGTTGATTCAAAGTTTTGAGCGTCGAAATCGTTCTAAAGTAAGACTTGCTCTTAAACGTGGTACAAAGGTTGAACATGCCAATCGCGATGGCCTCACAACTTTTGCAAAGTTAATGAAAATTACTGGTGAACGTGATGGTTTCTTAACAAGAGATATCAGTTACTTCGAAAATATATATGATGCGCTTCATTCAGATGGTGATGCCGAACTTTTCTTAGTGAAATTAGAACCTAAACCTGTCTTAGATAAGGTTAACCAAGATCTTGATGACCAATTAAAAGAAAAAGAAAAATTGCAATCTAAAAAGCAAGATAAAAAGACGCTTAATAAATTAAATGACATTGAAAATAAAATCAATAAGTCGAATGAATTAAGAGATAACATGATTAAGCTTGAAAAAGAACATCCTGAAGGCATTTACTTATCGGGGGCATTACTTATGTTTGCCGGTCAGAAATCATATTATCTATATGGTGCATCATCGAATGATTATCGCGATTTCTTACCCAATCATCACATGCAGTTTGAAATGATGAGATATGCGCGAGAACATGGTGCTACAACTTATGACTTTGGTGGTACTGATAATAATCCAGATAAAGATTCAGAACACTATGGTTTATGGGCATTTAAGCGTGTTTGGGGAACATATTTAAGTGAAAAAATTGGTGAGTTTGATTATGTGCTTAACTCCCCTTTATATAAGCTGATAGAACAAGTTAAACCACGATTAACAAAGACAAAAATTAAACTATCACGTAAATTAAAAGGTAAATAA
- a CDS encoding efflux RND transporter permease subunit: MIKKLLQFSLGNKFAIFLMVVLVIFGGFYSSAKLKLELLSDVENPVISVQTTMPSATPQSTQDEISSKIDKQVHSLAYVKSVKTESIQNASIVNVEYNNGTDMDKAEEQLKKEIDKIKFKDGIDDPELTRNSMDAFPIVAYSFTSDQQDLKDVTKDLNQQLIPRLQTIDGMQNAQLNGQTNREVTLKFNQNALDNKGLTADDVENYIKTATRETPLGLFQFNKTDKSIVVDGEFNSVKALKKLKIPLSIVGQGNQSDDSESDGLMPSDNSDSSRPSDAKSKLSSKNGQMPSVRLRDLAKITIGNERSSISKTNGKDAVNLQIVKSQDANTVQVTKEVQNKVDEFVKNEKGMKATKTMDTAKPIEDSLYTMIEKAALGTIVAIIIILLFLRNIRTTAISVISIPLSILIALVALKLSNVSLNILTLGALTVAIGRVIDDSIVVVENIYRCLSDPHEELKDENLIISATKEVFKPIMSSTLVTIVVFLPLIFVSGSVGEMFRPFALAIAFSLLASLLVSITLVPALGATLFKKGIKAKRQKEGIGVVSDGYRRILQWSLRHKWIVIVISVVVLLGSTGLGSVTLGTSYISSGENKFLALTYTPKPGETQKSIIKHAEEVQKYLDNKSKVETVQYSIGGPTPQDPTGSTNSMAIMVKYKSDTPNFDEEPDKVLKHIETFKQPGNWKNQDLGIGAGNNSVEVTVKGPSMDAIKGTVKRIEKEMNGIDGIANVKSDLSQTYDQYEIKVDQNKAADNGISAGQLAMNLNENLPEKTITSVNEKGKKIDVKVKQNKQIDWSSNKLNRIELKKPTGGIIKLSEIASLHQTSTPSQLTQEDGDYATTISGKVTDKDVGGKSQQVMSKVNQIDKPNNIKVNVGGATDDIKKAITQLALAMVAAIIIVYLILVITFKGGLAPFTILFSLPFTIIGVVLSLVITGETISVPSLIGMLMLIGIVVTNTIVLIDRVINNEQQGMSTKAALIEAGGTRIRPILMTAIATIGALVPLLFGQDSSILISKGMAATVIGGLISSTILTLIVVPVIYEILFTLKTKLTQKFNR, encoded by the coding sequence ATGATAAAAAAGTTATTACAATTCTCACTAGGTAACAAATTTGCTATTTTTCTAATGGTAGTATTAGTGATTTTTGGTGGATTTTATTCTAGCGCTAAACTCAAACTTGAATTACTATCAGATGTAGAAAATCCAGTTATTTCTGTTCAAACGACTATGCCTAGCGCTACACCTCAATCCACTCAAGACGAAATAAGTAGTAAGATTGACAAACAAGTCCATTCTCTAGCTTATGTAAAAAGTGTAAAAACTGAATCTATCCAAAATGCTTCTATTGTTAATGTAGAATATAATAATGGAACAGATATGGATAAAGCAGAAGAACAACTAAAAAAAGAAATCGATAAAATTAAATTTAAAGATGGTATAGATGATCCAGAATTAACACGTAACTCAATGGATGCCTTTCCTATAGTAGCTTATTCATTTACGAGTGACCAACAAGATTTGAAAGATGTTACTAAAGATTTAAACCAACAGCTTATCCCTAGATTACAAACGATTGATGGTATGCAAAATGCTCAATTAAATGGTCAAACGAATCGTGAAGTGACACTTAAATTTAATCAAAATGCTTTAGATAACAAAGGATTAACAGCTGATGATGTAGAGAATTATATAAAAACGGCTACACGTGAAACGCCCCTTGGATTATTTCAATTTAATAAAACTGATAAATCTATCGTAGTAGATGGAGAATTTAATTCTGTAAAGGCGCTTAAAAAGCTTAAGATACCATTGTCTATTGTTGGTCAAGGTAATCAAAGTGATGATTCAGAAAGTGATGGTTTAATGCCGAGTGATAATTCGGACTCTTCTCGTCCATCCGATGCTAAATCAAAGTTATCCTCAAAAAATGGTCAAATGCCATCAGTAAGATTAAGAGATCTTGCAAAAATTACAATAGGAAATGAACGTAGCTCAATTTCCAAAACAAATGGTAAAGATGCAGTTAACTTACAGATTGTAAAATCTCAAGATGCCAATACTGTTCAAGTAACGAAAGAAGTTCAGAACAAAGTAGATGAATTCGTTAAGAATGAAAAAGGTATGAAAGCTACTAAGACGATGGATACAGCTAAACCGATTGAAGATTCTTTGTATACTATGATTGAAAAAGCAGCGCTCGGTACAATCGTAGCCATCATAATAATACTCTTATTCTTAAGAAATATTAGAACGACAGCAATTTCAGTTATATCTATTCCATTATCGATTTTAATAGCTTTAGTAGCTTTAAAGTTAAGTAACGTATCATTAAATATTCTAACGTTAGGTGCTTTAACTGTTGCAATCGGACGTGTGATTGATGATTCAATTGTTGTAGTAGAAAATATTTATAGATGCTTGTCAGATCCACATGAAGAACTTAAAGATGAAAATTTAATTATCAGTGCTACAAAAGAAGTATTTAAGCCTATTATGTCTTCGACCTTAGTGACAATTGTCGTATTTTTACCGCTCATTTTTGTCTCTGGTTCAGTGGGCGAGATGTTTAGACCTTTTGCTTTAGCCATAGCATTTAGTCTGTTAGCTTCATTGTTAGTGTCAATCACACTCGTGCCAGCTCTAGGTGCAACACTTTTCAAAAAAGGTATTAAAGCCAAACGACAAAAAGAAGGTATAGGCGTGGTAAGTGATGGATATCGTCGTATACTTCAATGGTCACTGAGACACAAATGGATTGTTATTGTTATAAGTGTTGTTGTTCTATTAGGAAGTACTGGTTTAGGTTCAGTAACATTGGGCACAAGTTATATTTCTTCAGGAGAAAATAAATTTTTAGCCTTAACTTATACACCTAAGCCTGGGGAGACTCAGAAATCTATTATCAAACATGCTGAAGAGGTACAAAAATATTTAGATAATAAAAGTAAAGTTGAAACGGTTCAATATTCTATCGGTGGTCCTACGCCACAGGATCCAACAGGTAGTACTAATAGTATGGCTATTATGGTTAAATATAAATCTGATACACCAAATTTTGATGAAGAACCGGATAAAGTTTTGAAACATATTGAAACATTTAAACAACCAGGAAATTGGAAAAATCAAGATTTAGGCATAGGCGCAGGTAATAATTCAGTTGAAGTTACAGTTAAAGGTCCATCTATGGATGCAATTAAAGGCACAGTTAAACGCATCGAAAAAGAAATGAATGGAATTGATGGCATCGCCAATGTTAAATCTGACTTATCACAAACATATGATCAATATGAAATTAAAGTAGACCAAAATAAAGCAGCTGATAATGGGATTTCAGCAGGTCAATTAGCTATGAATCTTAACGAAAACTTGCCTGAAAAAACGATTACTTCTGTGAATGAAAAAGGTAAGAAAATTGATGTGAAAGTTAAGCAAAATAAACAAATTGATTGGTCGTCTAATAAGCTTAATCGTATTGAATTAAAGAAACCAACAGGAGGTATAATTAAACTAAGTGAAATAGCATCACTTCATCAAACTTCTACACCAAGTCAATTGACACAAGAGGATGGGGATTACGCTACGACTATATCCGGAAAAGTAACTGATAAAGATGTGGGTGGAAAATCTCAACAAGTAATGTCTAAAGTGAATCAAATTGATAAGCCAAATAATATTAAAGTTAATGTTGGTGGTGCAACAGACGATATTAAAAAAGCTATTACACAACTTGCTTTAGCAATGGTGGCAGCCATTATCATTGTCTACTTAATTTTAGTAATTACTTTTAAAGGAGGTTTAGCACCATTTACAATACTATTTTCTCTACCTTTTACAATAATTGGTGTAGTGTTATCCCTAGTGATTACAGGAGAAACGATTTCAGTACCAAGTTTAATTGGAATGTTGATGTTGATAGGTATAGTAGTGACAAATACAATTGTGTTAATTGATCGTGTAATTAATAATGAACAGCAAGGTATGTCTACGAAAGCAGCATTAATTGAAGCAGGTGGTACTAGAATTAGACCGATTTTAATGACAGCTATAGCAACTATCGGTGCATTAGTACCGTTACTATTTGGACAAGACAGTTCTATACTTATTTCGAAAGGTATGGCTGCTACAGTCATTGGGGGGCTTATTTCTTCTACAATTCTTACATTGATTGTGGTACCTGTTATTTACGAAATTTTATTTACACTTAAAACCAAATTAACTCAAAAATTTAATCGCTAA
- the mspA gene encoding membrane stabilizing protein MspA, giving the protein MQLYLILLPILYLIVSYISIFKMHSIFTRILSIIMGILLLFVVAITTLQFPKENWWVFIVLLLLVGNVEVTGFKELKDDKKGVNILNILSIILFVIYVILTLVLY; this is encoded by the coding sequence ATGCAACTATATCTTATTTTGTTGCCTATTCTATACTTGATTGTTTCTTATATCAGTATTTTTAAAATGCATTCTATATTTACTAGAATATTAAGTATCATTATGGGCATTTTATTATTATTTGTAGTAGCCATTACTACATTACAATTCCCTAAAGAAAATTGGTGGGTATTTATCGTTTTATTACTTTTAGTGGGTAACGTAGAAGTGACTGGTTTTAAAGAACTGAAAGACGATAAAAAAGGTGTTAATATCTTGAATATTTTATCAATTATTTTGTTCGTTATATATGTTATATTAACGCTAGTGTTATATTAA
- a CDS encoding SE1832 family protein, giving the protein MKLNSKLTELKYDYTRLQNDLDKRESLNQDIDPLLRQLEAIEHEIAHVRAQMNQQ; this is encoded by the coding sequence TTGAAGTTAAATTCAAAACTAACAGAACTCAAATATGATTATACCCGTTTACAAAATGATTTAGACAAACGAGAATCTCTCAATCAAGATATTGATCCACTACTAAGACAACTTGAAGCAATTGAACATGAGATTGCTCACGTGCGTGCGCAAATGAACCAACAATAA
- a CDS encoding GNAT family N-acetyltransferase, whose product MNIVHLKDIIQVKAFIETSSYFSTSYLYKLPQHHENVDTLLKQSIINPGIVALQTGNEIKCLLFAFSYDYNRFKIVGPFITEDFELTQELFKSLFDTLIKNQPEDAVFNFSFEEETQNYKSLIKVIHASYNFTDYYLEAHEDLGSSLNNQTIIEYQQGFYRAFSKLHNMTFKHDAMKPQDIITSLNEHHRLFLFVSEGLLKGYLHLVIDEKRNSAEIKYFSSHSNYRLKGIAFDLLEYALHVAFKFYPLHKVYFKIRSKNNKRVERFNELGFQINSEYKKYKYESRHLHEDF is encoded by the coding sequence ATGAACATTGTGCATTTGAAAGATATAATACAAGTCAAAGCATTTATAGAAACATCTAGTTACTTCTCAACATCCTACTTATATAAACTTCCTCAACATCACGAAAATGTAGATACACTACTTAAACAATCAATCATTAATCCAGGGATTGTTGCGCTTCAAACAGGTAATGAAATCAAATGTTTATTATTTGCGTTTTCTTATGATTACAATCGTTTTAAAATTGTTGGACCATTTATAACTGAAGATTTTGAATTAACACAAGAACTATTTAAATCACTCTTTGATACCCTCATTAAAAATCAACCTGAAGACGCTGTGTTTAACTTCTCCTTTGAGGAAGAAACTCAAAATTATAAATCATTGATAAAAGTTATACATGCAAGTTATAACTTCACAGATTATTATTTAGAGGCGCACGAAGACTTAGGTTCATCTTTGAATAATCAAACCATTATTGAATATCAACAGGGTTTTTATCGGGCATTTAGCAAATTGCATAACATGACCTTTAAACATGATGCAATGAAACCTCAAGATATTATAACTTCTCTCAACGAACATCATCGTCTATTTTTATTTGTCAGTGAAGGTTTGCTTAAAGGTTATTTACACTTAGTTATTGATGAAAAACGTAACAGTGCAGAAATTAAGTATTTTAGTTCTCACTCAAATTATCGTCTAAAAGGGATTGCTTTTGACTTATTAGAATACGCGTTACATGTTGCTTTCAAATTTTATCCTCTCCACAAAGTATATTTTAAAATTCGTAGTAAAAATAATAAGCGTGTTGAACGTTTTAACGAATTGGGATTTCAAATCAACAGTGAATATAAGAAATATAAATACGAATCAAGACATCTTCATGAGGATTTCTAA
- a CDS encoding DNA topoisomerase III, whose amino-acid sequence MKSLILAEKPSVARDIANALNLNNKKNGYIEGSQYIVTWALGHLVTNATPEQYDSSYKEWNLNDLPIISKKMKTVVIGKTSKQFKVVKSLILDKKIKNIIIATDAGREGELVARLILDKVGNQKPIKRLWISSVTKKAIQDGFKHLKDGRAYSHLYEAALVRSEADWIVGINATRALTTKYDAQLSLGRVQTPTIQLVQSRQEDINHFKPEKYYILSINIEGYEFQYDTHQCLSNKQELETVTNELKNKEGRVLEVNSKNKKTYPQPLYNLTDLQQDAYRRFKMGPKETLNILQNLYERHKIVTYPRTDSNYLTNDMVETIKERLQAVLATEFKSQAQELMGTEFSSKMHIFNNQRVSDHHAIIPTEVRSTIDYLSNREYKVYMLIVERFLEVLMKPYKYEAITVHFKVGQYQFILKENIPTQLGFKVLKPDQLTKEQRHQFKEGQTFKVQSLEIHEHETKPPEYFNEGSLLKAMENPQNFIELNDKKHAQTLKQTGGIGTVATRADIIDKLFNMNAIESRDGKIKVTSKGKQILELSPIELTSPLLTAQWEEKLTQIEKGKYNSQIFMQEMKDFSYAVVNKIKNSDQKYKHDNLTTTECPTCGKFMIKVKTKSGQMLVCQDPSCKTKKNIQRKTNARCPNCKKKMTLFGKGKEAFYRCVCGHTETQAHMDKRMKDKTKGKISRRDMKKYMNNNEKVDNNPFKDALKNLKL is encoded by the coding sequence ATGAAATCTTTAATCTTAGCTGAAAAGCCTTCAGTGGCCAGAGATATCGCCAACGCTCTAAATTTAAATAACAAGAAGAATGGATATATTGAAGGTAGTCAATATATCGTAACATGGGCATTAGGTCATCTTGTTACTAATGCAACCCCTGAACAATATGATTCTTCTTATAAAGAATGGAATTTAAATGATTTGCCGATTATTTCTAAAAAGATGAAAACAGTTGTCATCGGTAAGACAAGTAAACAGTTTAAAGTTGTTAAATCATTAATATTAGATAAGAAAATAAAAAATATTATTATAGCAACTGATGCAGGTCGAGAAGGGGAATTAGTTGCACGATTAATTCTAGATAAAGTGGGCAATCAAAAACCTATTAAACGGTTATGGATTAGTTCTGTAACAAAAAAAGCAATACAAGACGGTTTCAAACATTTGAAGGATGGTCGAGCTTATAGCCATTTATATGAAGCAGCACTTGTTCGAAGTGAAGCGGATTGGATTGTAGGTATTAATGCGACGCGAGCACTTACAACCAAATATGATGCACAGTTATCGCTAGGACGTGTTCAAACTCCAACAATTCAGTTAGTACAGTCTAGACAAGAGGATATCAATCATTTTAAACCTGAAAAGTATTATATTTTATCAATTAATATAGAGGGCTATGAATTTCAATATGATACTCATCAGTGTTTAAGTAATAAACAAGAGCTGGAAACAGTAACAAATGAATTGAAAAACAAAGAGGGACGTGTTTTAGAAGTTAACTCTAAAAATAAAAAAACGTATCCTCAGCCACTTTATAATCTAACTGATTTACAACAAGATGCATATCGTCGTTTCAAAATGGGACCTAAGGAAACATTAAATATCCTACAAAATTTATACGAAAGACATAAAATTGTAACTTATCCCCGTACGGATTCTAATTACTTAACCAATGATATGGTAGAGACTATTAAAGAACGCTTGCAGGCGGTATTAGCAACAGAATTTAAATCACAAGCACAAGAATTAATGGGAACTGAATTTTCCAGTAAGATGCACATTTTCAATAACCAAAGGGTATCCGACCACCATGCGATCATACCTACAGAAGTAAGATCGACAATTGATTATTTAAGTAACAGGGAGTATAAGGTTTACATGCTTATTGTTGAAAGATTTTTAGAGGTATTAATGAAACCTTATAAATATGAGGCTATTACAGTTCATTTTAAAGTAGGACAATATCAATTTATTTTAAAAGAAAATATCCCAACACAATTAGGATTTAAAGTACTTAAACCTGATCAATTGACTAAAGAACAACGTCATCAATTTAAAGAGGGACAAACATTTAAAGTTCAAAGCTTAGAGATACATGAACATGAAACGAAACCACCAGAATATTTTAATGAAGGATCTTTATTAAAGGCTATGGAAAATCCGCAAAACTTTATTGAACTCAATGATAAAAAACATGCTCAAACACTTAAACAGACAGGCGGAATAGGAACAGTTGCGACACGTGCCGATATTATAGATAAGTTGTTTAATATGAATGCTATAGAATCTCGTGATGGTAAAATCAAAGTCACTTCAAAAGGAAAACAAATATTAGAGTTATCGCCGATTGAATTAACTTCGCCATTATTAACTGCACAATGGGAAGAAAAGTTAACTCAAATTGAGAAAGGAAAATACAATTCTCAAATATTCATGCAAGAAATGAAAGACTTTAGCTATGCAGTTGTTAATAAAATAAAGAATAGTGATCAAAAATATAAGCATGACAATTTAACCACTACGGAATGTCCTACGTGCGGTAAATTTATGATTAAAGTAAAAACAAAAAGTGGGCAAATGTTAGTTTGTCAGGACCCATCATGTAAAACTAAGAAAAATATTCAACGAAAAACAAACGCTAGATGCCCAAATTGTAAGAAAAAAATGACACTATTTGGTAAAGGTAAGGAAGCATTCTATAGATGTGTATGTGGTCATACTGAAACTCAAGCCCATATGGATAAGCGCATGAAAGACAAAACAAAAGGAAAGATTTCTCGTAGAGATATGAAAAAGTATATGAATAATAATGAGAAAGTTGATAATAATCCATTTAAAGATGCTCTAAAGAATTTGAAATTATAA